The Raphanus sativus cultivar WK10039 unplaced genomic scaffold, ASM80110v3 Scaffold2885, whole genome shotgun sequence genome segment TCAGATAGATGTCCCGGGGATGCCCTAACCGGTCATGCcacaattaaaattttcttttatatctttGCTTATCATAGCATTAGTTTCTGCTACACTGACCTTGGCATAGTAAAGGCCAGTAGCTATAGCTGGTATAGTTTCCAGACCCTTTTGTGATCCTGGCCGAGTTCATATATATTCAAGAACTCTTTGGCTCCTTCTCCAACAGTCTCAATGTGAAGACCATTCTTTCGAATGTCTTTAAAGCTCAACAGGCTTTTATTAGAATCTGGAGAATACAATGCTTCATCTATTTCTAGATGTGTCCCTTTTGGTAACAATATGTAAGCTTGGCCGTGGCCCTTTATCAATGATGATATACCAGCTATTGTGTTAACATTTGCATCTTTCATTGTTAGATCAATAAAGAATTTCTTATCCTTTAAAATTGTGTGGCTTGATCCACTGTCGACCACAAGTGTATCCATACTTCTTTTattctaaacaataaaatataatctgaatcattcatattattataaaataaaataaaacaaagttcaatcataaaatcataaaacataaaatgcaaagatcttaaaaataaaataaaagcctAAAACACCAAAGCATTCAAACACAAATCGTTTGATGCATCTTTTTAATCAACTTGGTCATTTTTCAGAATGTCTGAAGTCTCATATTCCATGAGATCATCCTTGTCATGATCAAAGTCATCCTCGCCATCCTTGTATACCATGTGAGCCTCCGGGTTCTTGCCTTTGATGCTCTCTTGGTAGAGATCAACCAGGTGTTTTGGGGTTCGGCAGTTCTTTGCCCAATGGTTAGATACTCCGCACCTATGACACACTGAGTTTCCTGTATTCTGTGGTCGAGTAGTCGACCCATTGCCTCTGCCTCTACCACGCCCATTGCTGGACTGGTTTGGGCGCTCATAAGGGTTGTAACGCCCTCTCCCATAGCCACCACGTCCACGTCCTCGCCACTGACCTCCACGGCCGCGACCTCTTCCAAATGAGGAACCGCGACCCCTTTGGTCATATTGGACATGGTTAGCTTCGGAGTTGTTCTTACCTTCTTTTGAGGCATGATGTGCATCAGGAACAGGTTTGGTTCCGGGTGGTCTCAGGTCATTATTCTTCATAAGCAACTCATTATTCTGTTCAGCAAGCAATAGGCAGGCTATGAGAGCACTGTAGGTCTTGAAACCTTTCTGCTATATTGTTGCTGGAGCAACATGTTGCTTGATGACATTGTCTGATAAGTCTTTTCCAGTAGCTGCTTATCAGTTATTTTCTCGCCACATAGTCTCATCTTTGAGACTATCCTGAACAAGGCTGAGTTATATTCATTCACAGACTTAAAGTCTTGAATCCTGAGATGAGTCCATTCATACATGGCTTCCGGAAGGATCACAGTCTTTTGGTGATTATATCTCGATTTCAACTCTTTCCATAACTCGTATGGATTGCTCACTGTGAGATATTGAGCTTTCAAGCTCTCCTCAATGTGATGGCGAATCATCATGAGGGCTTTAGCATTGTCTTTCTTACTTGATTCATTTCCTTCGACAATACACTCCTCTAGGCCTTTGGCTCCGAGGGAGATTTCAATGTCTAAAGCCCACTGAAGGTAATTGTCACCCTTTACACTTAGGGGTTCAAAATCCAAGTTTGCAATGTTTGGCATCTTTTAACTTGATCGATGTGCTCCTAGGATTTCCTTTTGAAtccttaaaataaatcaatcaaacaaaaaactcaAGTATGTTAGTTTTGAGATCAAACTTCAATCGATATCAaagtaacaaaagaaagagGTTGGCGGCttagggttttgtttgatgtcGATGAGGTTGTCAAGTAGCTCGTAGATCagtcgtgctgataacgtgtgaAAACTTGAGTGTTCTGGTTGAGGTTTTCACGATTTGATCTAGCTAGAGAGGTGTGTTTGCCGTgtggctttagagagagagaggctgtgTAAATCGTGTGTGTTATTAAGATGAAACCCTAGAGCCTTTATATATAAGCTTCTAGGTCGGTTTACTAAAAAGGAATAGATCGGGCCTAATGATAATGGACATACCCATCTCATTAGTCGAttatcctgaaacataataaAGTAAAACCTAAGATAAACATGAGAAGATAAAACCAAGTAAAATAGATAAGTATGATTTGGTTTAAGGCTGGTCTAACCAAACCATGTCAATCTCGGATATGGGCATTCCAAACCAGCCGGTTTTCAAcacggaggaaaagaaactaacaaggattcccttagtaacggcgagcgaaccgggaagagcccagcttgaaaatcggacgtcttcggcgttcgaattgtagtctggagaagcgtcctcagcgacggaccgggcccaagttccctggaaaggggcgccagagagggtgagagccccgtcgtgcccggaccctgtcgcaccacgaggcgctgtctacgagtcgggttgtttgggaatgcagccccaatcgggcggtaaattccgtccaaggctaaatatgggcgagagaccgatagcgaacaagtaccgcgaggtaaagatgaaaaggactttgaaaagagagtcaaagagtgcttgaaattgtcgggagggaagcggatgggggccggcgatgcgttccggtcggatgcggaacggagcaatccggtccgccgatcgattcggagcgtggaccgacgcggattaaggtggtggcctaagcccgggcttttgttacgcccgcggagacgtcgctgccttaatcgtggtctgcagcacgcgcctcacggcgtgcctcggcatctgcgtgctcagggcgtcggcctgtgggctccccattcgacccgtcttgaaacacggaccaaggagtctgacatgtgtgcgagtcaacgggtgagtaaacccgtaaggcgcaaggaagctgattggtaggatccctcacgggtgcactaccgaccgaccttgatcttctgagaagggttcgagtgtgagcatgcctgtcgggacccgaaagatggtgaactatgcctgagcggggcgaagccagaggaaactctggtggaggcccgcagcgatactgacgtgcaaatcgttcgtctgacttgggtataggggcgaaagactaatcgaaccatctagtagctggttccctccgaagtttccctcaggatagctggagctcggaaacgagttctatcgggtaaagccaatgattagaggcatcgggggcgcaacgccctcgacctattctcaaactttaaataggtaggacggggtggctg includes the following:
- the LOC130506099 gene encoding uncharacterized protein LOC130506099, translating into MPNIANLDFEPLSVKGDNYLQWALDIEISLGAKGLEECIVEGNESSKKDNAKALMMIRHHIEESLKAQYLTVSNPYELWKELKSRYNHQKTVILPEAMYEWTHLRIQDFKSVNEYNSALFRIVSKMRLCGEKITDKQLLEKTYQTMSSSNMLLQQQYSRKNNELLMKNNDLRPPGTKPVPDAHHASKEGKNNSEANHVQYDQRGRGSSFGRGRGRGGQWRGRGRGGYGRGRYNPYERPNQSSNGRGRGRGNGSTTRPQNTGNSVCHRCGVSNHWAKNCRTPKHLVDLYQESIKGKNPEAHMVYKDGEDDFDHDKDDLMEYETSDILKNDQVD